CGAACAGGCGCTCGTCGAGTCTCTTAAGCTATTGTCCGTTTTCGGTTTCGCGGTCGCCCGCAGCATCGGCTTCCTTCTCGCAGACGTAAGCACCGTGCTTCGTGTTGCCGTACCAGCGCTCTCCCTTTAGGTGATAGATCCCCGAAGCCGTGTTGAGCCAGACGACTGTGTCGTGTGGGCAATGATGCTGTGCTTGCGGTTCCGTCGTGAAGAGCTGAAGTGACGAGGCTATTGCAGCGGTTGTATGAACGGCGATCGATGTGGCGACTCCCCCTAGTAGGAGGACATAAGCGAGAATGATCGGACGCATGTGAGCGGCTCCTTTTTCTGCGTGTCGGTGAAAGGCGCGATAAGCCGCATGGATTCAAACCGAACAGTGATCGCCGGCAAGCATAAATGCTGCCGCTCCTAAGACCGGATGAACCCATACTCCCTTTCCCCGTGAGAGGATAGGGGCTCTCCATTTCTGCCTTGCCCTTGCTTTCCTTCCTCGCCCAACCAAACGACGCAGCCCCGCCGAGCGAACAAATGTTCGCCTGGCGGCCACCACAGTTTGCAAATACGATGCCGCCGTCGATTTGCGGGCCGCGTGCGGCGAAATATGGTGGGCGATGACGGGCTCGAACCGCCGACATCCTCCTTGTAAGGGAGGCGCTCTCCCAGCTGAGCTAATCGCCCCGGCGTCCGCCGCGCTGTGCTTTCGACGGCCCTGCGCCGACTTCCGACCTGTCTCAAACACGGGGTTCGTGCCTTGCAAAGGTTTAGGCAAGGCTGAGAGCCGGGAAATGCGTATTCTACGGGACCGCCATCTTTTTGAATACACATTATCGAGCCGACTATACAAATGACATCCGCAACGTCGCCTTAGCGCGACGGGGAGTGGCAGGCTTTGCTAGTGCCTGCGGCTTCTCGGAAAGCGAGATTGCGGACATCCGTCTTGCTGCGGGCGAGGCGCTGAGCAACGCCGTCGAGCACGGAAGCTGCGGCGCGAACACGCTCGGCTTTACGGTCGAGTGCCGCTTCGACGGTTCGGAGCTCTCGATCGAGGTCCGCGATAGCGGCAACGGCTTTCCTATGCCGGGCCATCACGGGAGCATCAAGCCCGATCACCGCGGCCGCGGGTTCGGGATTTTCCTCATGCGGCGTCTAATGGACGACGTCGCGTTCTCGAGCAACGGAACGGTCGTCCGATTGGTTCGCCGGCACTCGGCCGGCCGGCGTCTCTCGCTCAACGGCGAGCGGGTCGTCTAGCGAAAGCTAACTCTTCGTCGCGATCTGCTTCTGCAGTTGAGAGATCGCTGCGCGGAGCTGCGAGTCGCGATCGATCTCGCCGAACCGTGCGTTCTGATTCTCGTCGATTCGAATATCGGGATTGATGCCGCGCAGGTTGATGTCGCGGCGGTTCGGCGTGAGATAGTGCGCGGTAGTGATCTTGATCGCCGCTCCGTCCGGCAGCGGCGTCAGCGTCTGCATGACGCCCTTACCGAACGTCTTGGCGCCAACCAGCATCGCGATTCCGTCGTCCTGCAGCGCACCCGCGGTGATCTCCGAAGCCGAGGCGGTGTACTGATTGACGAGCACGCTGACCGGCAGCGTAATCGAGGGATTAGGGTCGGCGTGAATCGTCGTATCGTGACGCCCGCGCTCTTCGACCGTCAACAGCGCCTTGTTGGCGATGAACCTCGAGCTGATATCCAACGCCGAGTCAACGTAGCCGCCGCCATCGTTGCGCAGGTCGAGAACGAGCGCCTTTGCGCCCTGCTGGTTGAGGCGCGTTAGCGCCTGGTCGAACTCCGTGGGCGTCGCTCGTCCGAAGGCCATCACCCAGACGTAGCCGATGTTATCGGCCAGCATCTTATAGATTACGGTCGGCGGCTGGACGTTGTCGCGCGTAATCGAGACGACCGAGGTTGCATTCGCGCGGGAGAGGGTCACCGATACGACGGTGCCGGCCTGGCCGCGCAACAGCGCGCTGACCGCGTCCACTGCGAGGCCCTTTGTCGCCGTACCATTGACCGACATCACGAGGTCTCCGACCTGCAGGCCAGCGCGTTCGGCGGGCGTGCCGGGGAGAACGTAGGTGAGGCGAACGAAGCCGGTGACGGCGTCGGGCTCGATCATCACGCCGATACCGCCAATGCGCGCCGGATCCAAGGCCTCGTTGAACGCCTTGAACTCCGTAGGCGTAAAGAACTGCGTGTAACGATCGTTCACGGCCTTCGCCATCGCAATGATCGCCGCGTAGGCGAACTCGCTGGGAGGCACGTGCGCTGCATGCGCGGCGTTCGCGATCGCGGCGTCGAGCTGCGCAACCGTCGCGTCGCGATCGTAGCTCGCGTGCAGGGCCGGCGGCGAAATCGCGACCCCGTGTTTACGAGCCGTGTCGACGAGCGCACCGCCGGCTGCAGCGAGCAGCACGTGCGGCTCGACGGGATCGTAATAGGTCGTCGTCAATAGACGATAGCTCTCCGCGACGTCACCGGCAACCTGATACGGCAAGACCTCGCCGGCCGGCGCTGCGCCAAAACAGATGACCGCTGCCGTACAAAGCGCAGCATAACGAAGGAGATCGCGTTTGAGCATCATGACCCTTTCTTCTTTACCCACCTGGAAAACGCTTTGCAGCGCCGAGGCGTTTCAGCGGGCAGCTCGGCGAAGGCGATCCATGATCGCCATTCCCAGCCCGTTCTCAGCAACCGGCTGCGCATCGATGCGTTCGAGCCCCATCGCATCGAGTTCGTGAAGAGTTTTGAAGAGGCCGGCTGCAGCCTCGCGAAGGTCGCCGCTCGCGGAAAGCACGCGCGAGGCAGCATAGCCCTCGAAGGAGTCTCTGAGCGCAATA
This genomic window from Candidatus Cybelea sp. contains:
- a CDS encoding ATP-binding protein → MNTHYRADYTNDIRNVALARRGVAGFASACGFSESEIADIRLAAGEALSNAVEHGSCGANTLGFTVECRFDGSELSIEVRDSGNGFPMPGHHGSIKPDHRGRGFGIFLMRRLMDDVAFSSNGTVVRLVRRHSAGRRLSLNGERVV
- a CDS encoding S41 family peptidase, with product MMLKRDLLRYAALCTAAVICFGAAPAGEVLPYQVAGDVAESYRLLTTTYYDPVEPHVLLAAAGGALVDTARKHGVAISPPALHASYDRDATVAQLDAAIANAAHAAHVPPSEFAYAAIIAMAKAVNDRYTQFFTPTEFKAFNEALDPARIGGIGVMIEPDAVTGFVRLTYVLPGTPAERAGLQVGDLVMSVNGTATKGLAVDAVSALLRGQAGTVVSVTLSRANATSVVSITRDNVQPPTVIYKMLADNIGYVWVMAFGRATPTEFDQALTRLNQQGAKALVLDLRNDGGGYVDSALDISSRFIANKALLTVEERGRHDTTIHADPNPSITLPVSVLVNQYTASASEITAGALQDDGIAMLVGAKTFGKGVMQTLTPLPDGAAIKITTAHYLTPNRRDINLRGINPDIRIDENQNARFGEIDRDSQLRAAISQLQKQIATKS